Proteins found in one Terribacillus sp. DMT04 genomic segment:
- the purN gene encoding phosphoribosylglycinamide formyltransferase has translation MIAAAVFASGSGSNAEAIVQASALPCAVRLLVCDKPEAPVIQKAARWDVEVLVCDPKTFPDKQAYEQAILTKLQDMQIEWIFLAGYMRLIGSTLLDAFANRIINIHPSLLPAFAGKDAIGQALAAGVKVSGVTIHFVDSGMDTGTIIAQEAVPVQLGDTHETLHQRIQQIEHRLYPETIHYILTREGKE, from the coding sequence ATGATTGCAGCTGCTGTCTTTGCTTCTGGCAGCGGCAGTAATGCAGAGGCGATTGTGCAAGCTTCCGCATTACCATGTGCTGTTCGCCTGCTTGTTTGTGATAAACCCGAAGCTCCAGTTATCCAAAAAGCAGCCCGCTGGGATGTAGAAGTCTTAGTTTGCGATCCAAAAACGTTCCCAGATAAGCAAGCTTATGAACAAGCAATTTTAACGAAATTGCAGGATATGCAAATTGAGTGGATTTTCTTGGCGGGCTATATGCGCTTAATTGGATCTACTTTGCTAGACGCATTTGCAAATCGGATTATAAATATTCACCCGTCCTTATTGCCTGCATTCGCCGGTAAAGATGCCATCGGACAAGCGTTGGCCGCTGGAGTAAAAGTGAGCGGAGTGACGATTCATTTTGTCGATAGCGGCATGGACACAGGCACCATCATTGCTCAAGAAGCAGTTCCTGTGCAACTAGGAGATACGCATGAAACCTTGCATCAGCGGATCCAGCAAATTGAGCACCGCTTATATCCAGAAACAATTCATTACATACTTACACGAGAAGGAAAGGAATGA
- the purH gene encoding bifunctional phosphoribosylaminoimidazolecarboxamide formyltransferase/IMP cyclohydrolase, which translates to MPRALISVSDKTGIIPFAKELAAMDYDIISTGGTLKQLQEAGIPAAAVADVTKFDEIMDGRVKTLHPAIHGGLLARRDNDSHMQQLKERDITPIDLVVVNLYPFKNTIEKPDVTEADAIENIDIGGPTMLRSAAKNFAGVTVLVDPADYDTTLAALREGELSYEAKRRLAGKVFRHTANYDAMIAGYMAELNDEQDNETLTLTYEKVQSLRYGENPHQAAAFYKDPIVKGASIANAKQLHGKELSYNNIQDANAALEIVMEFQEAAAVAVKHMNPCGVGIGGTISDAFRKAFEADSTSIFGGIVALNREVDKDTALQLKEIFLEIVIAPSFTEEALALLTEKKNIRLLKLAADKIEQPKKVVSVSGGLLVQDYDTGAVTEADLTVATDRKPTEEELKNLLFAWKVVKHVKSNAIVVAKDDQTIGVGAGQMNRVGAAKIALEQASEKAAGSVLASDAFFPMPDTVEAAIQAGVTAIIQPGGSKRDEESIAVCNAHNIAMVFTEMRHFKH; encoded by the coding sequence ATGCCACGTGCGTTAATCAGCGTTTCAGATAAAACAGGAATCATCCCATTTGCCAAGGAGTTGGCGGCGATGGATTATGACATCATCTCTACTGGGGGAACGCTTAAGCAGCTGCAGGAAGCAGGAATTCCAGCTGCAGCAGTAGCTGACGTGACGAAATTTGATGAAATTATGGACGGACGTGTGAAAACATTGCACCCAGCCATTCATGGCGGTTTATTGGCTAGAAGAGATAATGACAGCCATATGCAGCAGCTGAAAGAACGTGACATCACACCAATCGATTTGGTCGTTGTCAATCTGTATCCTTTCAAAAATACAATCGAGAAGCCAGATGTAACAGAAGCCGATGCAATTGAAAACATTGATATTGGCGGGCCGACAATGCTTCGTTCTGCAGCAAAAAACTTTGCTGGCGTCACCGTTTTGGTCGACCCAGCTGATTATGATACAACACTAGCGGCTTTGCGAGAAGGAGAGCTTTCTTATGAAGCAAAACGTCGCTTGGCTGGGAAAGTGTTCCGTCATACAGCTAACTATGATGCGATGATTGCTGGTTACATGGCAGAATTGAATGACGAGCAGGATAATGAAACACTGACGCTTACGTACGAAAAGGTGCAATCCTTACGTTATGGCGAAAACCCGCACCAAGCAGCCGCATTTTATAAAGACCCGATCGTAAAAGGAGCTTCGATTGCGAATGCAAAACAGCTGCACGGAAAAGAGCTTTCTTATAATAATATCCAAGATGCTAACGCAGCGCTGGAGATCGTAATGGAATTCCAAGAAGCTGCTGCGGTGGCAGTTAAGCATATGAATCCATGCGGTGTCGGAATCGGGGGAACAATTTCGGATGCTTTCCGCAAAGCATTTGAAGCAGACTCTACTTCAATCTTTGGCGGGATTGTAGCTTTGAACCGAGAGGTAGACAAAGACACAGCCTTACAGCTGAAAGAAATCTTCTTAGAAATTGTAATTGCCCCAAGTTTCACAGAAGAAGCACTTGCACTGCTTACCGAGAAGAAAAACATTCGTTTGCTAAAGCTTGCTGCCGATAAAATAGAGCAGCCGAAAAAAGTTGTCAGCGTTAGCGGCGGATTGCTTGTACAGGACTATGATACGGGAGCAGTTACAGAAGCAGATCTTACCGTGGCGACCGACCGTAAGCCAACAGAAGAAGAATTAAAGAATTTGCTTTTCGCTTGGAAAGTCGTGAAGCATGTGAAATCTAATGCGATTGTCGTAGCAAAAGATGATCAAACAATCGGTGTTGGTGCAGGCCAGATGAACCGTGTCGGTGCGGCGAAAATTGCACTAGAGCAAGCTAGTGAAAAAGCAGCAGGAAGTGTTCTTGCATCGGATGCATTCTTCCCAATGCCAGACACAGTGGAAGCAGCGATTCAAGCTGGCGTGACGGCAATCATTCAGCCTGGCGGATCAAAACGAGATGAAGAGTCTATCGCTGTGTGTAATGCGCATAATATTGCCATGGTCTTTACAGAAATGCGTCACTTTAAGCATTAA
- the purD gene encoding phosphoribosylamine--glycine ligase translates to MKVLVIGSGGREHSIVAKLASSTKITAIYAAPGNGGIADLATCVPIDVTAVDDLVSFAKEEQIDWTFVGPEIPLLAGVVNAFQQAGLHVFGPTKEAALIEGSKDYAKQFMQAHHIPTAASQTFTDAAKAKAYIAEKGAPIVVKADGLAAGKGVVVAQTVDQANEAVESMLVGNQFGEAGSLVVIEDFLDGKEFSLMAFVNGKSVYPLVPARDHKRVYDHDQGPNTGGMGAYAPIPDLQQAVIDEAIEHILIPAAAGLVKEGRSFTGVLYAGLIETTDGPKVIEFNARFGDPETQVILPLLENDLLQVMQDVTAGKDPLLKWKDAYATGTVIAASGYPGSYQKQLPIPDLSSLPQDVYCIHAGSEKTADGYVSNGGRILFIGAVHQNRSDAVKSVKEGLKIFEGNTHFHYRTDIGFGE, encoded by the coding sequence GTGAAAGTTCTTGTAATCGGCAGCGGCGGCCGGGAGCATAGTATCGTTGCGAAGCTAGCTTCAAGTACGAAAATAACCGCGATATACGCAGCGCCAGGAAATGGCGGAATAGCTGATTTGGCTACCTGTGTGCCAATTGATGTAACAGCGGTGGATGACCTGGTAAGTTTTGCAAAAGAAGAGCAAATTGACTGGACATTCGTCGGACCGGAAATTCCATTGCTGGCTGGTGTTGTCAATGCTTTTCAGCAGGCAGGATTACATGTGTTTGGACCGACAAAAGAAGCAGCTTTAATTGAGGGAAGTAAAGATTACGCTAAACAATTTATGCAAGCACATCACATTCCTACAGCTGCAAGTCAGACCTTCACAGATGCAGCGAAAGCAAAAGCGTATATTGCTGAAAAAGGTGCACCAATTGTTGTGAAAGCAGACGGCTTAGCGGCAGGAAAAGGTGTTGTTGTGGCGCAAACAGTAGATCAAGCGAATGAGGCTGTAGAAAGCATGCTTGTAGGAAATCAATTCGGTGAGGCTGGCAGTCTGGTTGTTATTGAGGACTTCTTGGATGGCAAAGAATTTTCACTTATGGCTTTTGTAAACGGAAAAAGTGTGTACCCGCTTGTTCCTGCTCGTGACCATAAGCGCGTTTATGATCATGATCAAGGGCCGAATACGGGAGGCATGGGGGCGTATGCTCCTATTCCGGATTTGCAGCAAGCAGTTATTGATGAAGCAATCGAGCATATTCTCATCCCAGCAGCAGCTGGTTTAGTTAAGGAAGGGCGTTCTTTCACAGGTGTTCTATACGCAGGTTTAATTGAAACAACGGACGGACCAAAAGTAATTGAATTTAATGCACGTTTCGGAGATCCGGAAACACAAGTTATTTTGCCGTTATTGGAAAATGACTTGCTGCAAGTGATGCAGGATGTAACTGCTGGTAAAGATCCACTGCTGAAGTGGAAAGATGCCTACGCAACCGGCACTGTGATTGCAGCCAGCGGGTATCCTGGAAGTTACCAAAAACAGCTTCCTATTCCAGATTTGTCTTCTTTGCCGCAAGATGTTTACTGCATCCATGCTGGATCAGAAAAAACTGCAGATGGCTATGTTTCCAATGGCGGACGTATTTTGTTCATTGGCGCTGTACATCAAAATCGGTCTGACGCTGTAAAAAGTGTCAAAGAAGGGCTGAAAATATTTGAGGGTAATACCCATTTCCATTATCGAACTGACATTGGGTTCGGGGAATAA
- a CDS encoding DUF2892 domain-containing protein, with amino-acid sequence MLKPNIGIVQAFIRIAAGVSMVGYATAALVTKPKQLTAHLTLLAGAIKIAEGIVRYCPSMALINQFRHKEESESEES; translated from the coding sequence ATGCTGAAACCGAATATCGGGATTGTCCAGGCTTTCATCCGGATTGCCGCTGGCGTCAGCATGGTCGGTTATGCGACAGCTGCTCTCGTCACTAAACCGAAGCAGCTCACTGCCCACTTAACACTGCTAGCTGGTGCAATTAAAATTGCTGAAGGGATTGTGCGTTACTGCCCAAGCATGGCATTGATCAATCAATTCCGGCATAAAGAAGAATCAGAATCAGAGGAATCATGA
- a CDS encoding YerC/YecD family TrpR-related protein produces the protein MQLDKLRGEHLDELFEAILTLKDKEDCYRFFDDIATISEIQSLTQRLQVAKMLREGATYHAIVQETSASTTTISRVKRCLNYGNDGYNTVLERLEDKKED, from the coding sequence ATGCAGCTTGACAAGCTCCGTGGTGAGCATTTAGATGAATTGTTCGAGGCAATTCTGACACTGAAAGATAAGGAAGATTGCTATCGCTTCTTCGATGATATTGCGACAATCAGTGAAATACAATCACTAACACAACGCCTGCAAGTGGCGAAAATGCTGCGTGAAGGTGCAACGTATCACGCAATTGTTCAAGAAACAAGTGCGTCTACAACGACAATTTCACGTGTGAAGCGTTGCTTGAATTATGGGAACGATGGTTATAACACTGTTTTGGAACGTTTGGAAGATAAAAAAGAGGATTAA
- a CDS encoding Gfo/Idh/MocA family protein: MVRFGVIGTNWITESFLEAGRKVEGFELTTVYSRHAERAEAFAEKQGAVHTFTDMEEMAKSGKVDAVYIASPNALHASQAKIFMQHGVHVLCEKPLASNAAEVKDLIETAKQHDVLLMEALKTTFLPNYRILQQHLDKIGPVRRYVAQLCQYSSRYDAYRQGEILNAFNPELSNGATMDIGIYCLYPLIALFGKPQEIKASGTLLESGVDGQATITLSYEGMEAVVYYSKITSSTQPSEIQGEDATIKIDHIGHFEDVTIQYHDSTEKNISGPQDNEHRMVYEIEEFVNLIQSGKRESSTNTHELALAVAEIMDKARSQIGLVFPADRIQ; encoded by the coding sequence ATGGTGCGCTTTGGAGTAATCGGAACGAACTGGATAACGGAATCTTTTTTGGAAGCAGGAAGAAAGGTTGAAGGATTTGAACTGACAACTGTGTATTCTCGACATGCTGAGCGAGCTGAAGCATTCGCAGAGAAGCAAGGCGCTGTACATACGTTCACCGACATGGAGGAGATGGCGAAAAGCGGGAAAGTGGACGCTGTTTATATTGCCAGCCCGAATGCACTGCACGCAAGCCAAGCGAAGATCTTTATGCAGCATGGCGTACATGTATTGTGTGAAAAACCGCTTGCATCCAATGCTGCAGAAGTGAAAGACTTGATTGAAACCGCTAAACAGCATGATGTGCTGTTAATGGAAGCGTTGAAGACAACATTTTTGCCGAACTACCGAATCTTACAGCAGCATTTGGATAAGATTGGGCCAGTTCGCCGTTATGTAGCACAGCTTTGCCAATATTCTTCTCGTTATGATGCTTACAGGCAAGGGGAGATACTAAACGCCTTCAATCCAGAGCTCAGTAACGGAGCCACAATGGATATTGGTATTTATTGTTTGTATCCACTTATTGCGTTGTTCGGTAAACCGCAGGAGATAAAAGCGAGCGGGACGTTGCTCGAATCAGGCGTGGACGGACAAGCAACCATTACGCTATCGTATGAAGGAATGGAAGCAGTCGTTTATTATTCCAAAATTACCAGCTCCACGCAGCCTTCTGAAATACAAGGGGAAGATGCAACAATTAAGATTGACCATATCGGCCATTTTGAAGATGTCACCATTCAATATCATGACAGCACCGAAAAAAACATTAGCGGACCGCAAGATAATGAGCACCGCATGGTATATGAAATAGAGGAATTTGTAAACTTAATTCAATCCGGTAAACGAGAATCTAGTACGAATACACATGAATTGGCGCTTGCTGTAGCAGAAATTATGGATAAAGCACGCAGCCAAATCGGCTTAGTATTCCCTGCTGATCGAATCCAATGA
- a CDS encoding heptaprenylglyceryl phosphate synthase, with product MYNMKEWKHIFKLDPAKDIGDEELEQICESGTDAIIVGGTDNVTLDGVLDLLARIRRHTVPVILEISNMEAITPGFDYYYVPMVMNSKDKQWIMGLHHEAVKAYRDMMHWDEIVMEGYCVINPDAKVFTHTQCDMPSEDDTIAYAYMAEHMYKLPVFYLENSGAYAEPALVQKVKKQLSNTLLFYGGGITSAEQAAEMKQHADVIIVGNHVYDNIKAALKTVKAVKG from the coding sequence GTGTATAACATGAAAGAGTGGAAACATATATTCAAGCTTGATCCGGCCAAAGATATTGGCGATGAGGAGTTAGAGCAAATCTGTGAGTCTGGTACGGATGCGATTATTGTCGGAGGCACGGACAATGTGACACTGGATGGTGTACTTGATTTGCTTGCGCGGATTCGCCGACATACCGTTCCGGTTATCCTGGAGATTAGCAATATGGAGGCAATTACGCCAGGTTTTGATTACTATTATGTGCCAATGGTGATGAATAGTAAGGATAAGCAATGGATTATGGGGCTGCACCATGAAGCAGTAAAGGCTTACCGGGATATGATGCATTGGGACGAGATTGTCATGGAAGGGTATTGTGTTATCAATCCGGATGCAAAAGTGTTTACACATACGCAATGCGACATGCCATCTGAGGACGATACAATCGCTTATGCTTATATGGCCGAGCATATGTACAAGCTCCCCGTTTTTTATTTAGAAAACAGCGGAGCCTATGCGGAACCGGCGCTCGTACAGAAAGTGAAAAAACAGCTGTCTAATACGCTGTTATTTTACGGAGGAGGCATTACGTCAGCCGAACAAGCAGCAGAGATGAAGCAGCATGCGGATGTGATTATTGTCGGAAACCACGTGTATGATAATATAAAAGCTGCTCTGAAGACAGTCAAAGCAGTAAAAGGATAG
- the pcrA gene encoding DNA helicase PcrA: MSQLANDLINGLNKEQAEAVQHTEGPLLIMAGAGSGKTRVLTNRIAYLLGEKEVSPRSILAITFTNKAAREMRERVHKLVGEEGAQIWVSTFHSMCVRILRRDIDRIGYNSNFSILDTSDQLSVIKQALKRLNLDPKQYDPRAMLGAISSSKNELITPEEYLKEAGSLYEKKVAEVFDLYQKTLRRNQSLDFDDLIMQTIQLFDRVPEVLQYYQRRFQYIHVDEYQDTNHAQYRLVNQLASRYKNLCVVGDSDQSIYRWRGADIANILSFEKDYPNAKVVMLEQNYRSTKTILDAANKVIGNNTGRKPKNLWTDNMDGSKLRYYEAATERDEALYVTEKIEEMVITEKKKHYRDIAILYRTNAQSRSIEETFVKAGVPYQMIGGTKFYDRKEIKDMLAYLRLIANPDDDISFERVVNEPKRGIGKTSIEKLQAYANMHEISLFDTLKEVDFTGVSAKAANALSEFGTMISNWTKQVEFLTATDMVQQVLEGSGYEDMLRAEKSIESQSRLENLEEFKTVTKNFEQTSEDKSLIAFLTDLALIADIDSMDEDPASDDKVILMTLHGAKGLEFPVVFLIGMEENVFPHSRSQMDETEMEEERRLAYVGITRAEEELYLTRAKMRTLFGRTNMNAVSRFISEIPSELLEGMQETKQNPFGQSSRQAAAQKQAPKRVVRKPKPKSGADALGWGLGDKAVHKKWGEGTVVKVNGEGEAMELDIAFPAPVGIKRLLATFAPITKA, encoded by the coding sequence ATGAGCCAATTGGCGAATGATTTAATAAATGGTTTAAATAAAGAGCAAGCAGAAGCTGTGCAGCATACAGAAGGACCGCTTTTAATTATGGCAGGTGCCGGAAGCGGGAAGACCCGCGTGCTGACAAACCGAATTGCTTATTTGCTTGGAGAGAAAGAAGTATCGCCGCGCAGTATATTGGCGATTACATTCACAAACAAAGCAGCTCGTGAAATGCGGGAACGTGTGCACAAATTAGTCGGAGAAGAAGGTGCTCAAATTTGGGTTTCCACTTTCCACTCCATGTGTGTGCGCATTTTACGTCGCGATATAGACAGAATAGGATACAACAGCAACTTTTCTATTTTAGATACAAGTGACCAGCTGTCTGTTATTAAGCAGGCACTAAAACGGCTTAATCTCGATCCAAAACAATATGATCCGCGTGCCATGCTAGGCGCTATCAGTTCATCAAAAAACGAATTGATTACACCGGAAGAGTACCTCAAAGAAGCTGGTAGCTTGTATGAAAAGAAAGTGGCCGAAGTATTTGATTTGTACCAGAAAACACTGCGCCGCAACCAGTCACTCGATTTTGATGACTTGATCATGCAAACAATCCAGCTGTTCGACCGCGTACCGGAAGTATTGCAATACTACCAGCGCCGTTTCCAATACATTCATGTGGATGAGTACCAAGATACCAACCACGCGCAGTATCGCCTGGTAAATCAGCTGGCATCTCGTTATAAAAACCTTTGTGTAGTAGGAGACTCCGACCAATCGATTTATCGCTGGCGCGGAGCTGATATTGCGAATATCCTCTCCTTTGAAAAGGATTATCCAAATGCAAAGGTCGTTATGCTCGAACAAAATTACCGCTCGACGAAGACGATTCTTGATGCAGCCAACAAAGTAATTGGCAACAATACAGGACGAAAGCCGAAAAATTTGTGGACGGATAACATGGATGGTTCTAAGCTGCGTTATTACGAAGCAGCGACAGAGCGAGACGAAGCTTTATATGTAACAGAGAAGATTGAAGAGATGGTTATTACCGAAAAGAAAAAACATTATCGCGATATTGCAATTTTGTACCGCACAAATGCCCAATCTCGTTCTATTGAGGAAACGTTTGTAAAAGCAGGCGTTCCGTATCAAATGATAGGCGGCACGAAGTTCTATGACCGCAAAGAAATCAAAGATATGCTCGCTTATCTTCGCTTAATTGCCAACCCAGATGATGACATCAGCTTTGAGCGTGTCGTTAACGAACCAAAACGCGGTATTGGCAAAACTTCTATCGAGAAATTGCAAGCTTATGCAAATATGCATGAGATATCTTTATTCGATACATTAAAAGAAGTCGATTTCACTGGTGTCAGTGCAAAAGCTGCCAATGCATTAAGTGAATTCGGAACGATGATTAGCAACTGGACGAAGCAAGTTGAATTTTTAACAGCGACAGATATGGTGCAGCAAGTGCTGGAGGGATCCGGCTATGAAGACATGCTGCGCGCGGAGAAAAGCATCGAATCACAAAGTCGGCTGGAGAACTTAGAAGAGTTCAAGACAGTAACGAAAAACTTTGAGCAAACGAGTGAGGACAAGTCATTGATTGCCTTCCTGACTGACCTTGCCTTAATTGCAGATATTGATTCGATGGATGAAGATCCAGCCAGCGACGACAAAGTCATCTTAATGACATTGCATGGTGCAAAAGGACTGGAGTTTCCAGTTGTGTTTCTTATCGGCATGGAAGAGAATGTCTTCCCGCACAGCCGGTCACAAATGGACGAAACAGAGATGGAGGAAGAGCGCCGTCTTGCGTATGTTGGAATTACCCGCGCAGAAGAAGAGCTCTATCTGACTCGTGCAAAGATGCGGACATTGTTTGGCCGAACAAACATGAACGCTGTCAGCCGCTTTATTAGTGAGATTCCAAGTGAACTGCTGGAAGGGATGCAGGAAACCAAACAAAATCCATTTGGCCAAAGCAGCAGACAAGCGGCAGCTCAAAAGCAAGCTCCTAAGCGTGTTGTACGCAAGCCAAAGCCAAAATCAGGTGCCGATGCTCTTGGATGGGGGCTTGGTGATAAGGCTGTTCATAAGAAATGGGGAGAAGGAACAGTCGTAAAAGTGAACGGTGAAGGAGAAGCGATGGAGCTTGATATTGCTTTCCCGGCACCAGTTGGAATTAAGCGGCTGCTCGCGACATTCGCACCGATTACAAAAGCTTAA
- the ligA gene encoding NAD-dependent DNA ligase LigA, with product MKKEEVMQELADLRKKLNQYNYDYHVLDNPQVSDYEYDQTLKRLLDIEAEFPDLVTSDSPSQRVGGAPLEGFQKVEHRVPMLSLGNAFNEEDLRSFDKRVRNGLETEEYSYICELKIDGLAVSLRYENGEFVQGATRGDGTTGEDITQNLRTIRSIPLRIDLEEAIEVRGEAFMPQKSFAALNAQKEENGEAPFANPRNAAAGSLRQLDPKIAASRNLDVFLYGSGQWETNNLDSHSGLLDYLEQQGFKTNKERRRCEKIEEVLAFVEEWSAKRADLRYEIDGIVIKVDKREQQDELGFTARTPRWAIAYKFPAEEVTTKLYDIELNVGRTGVITPTALLEPVRVAGTTVQRATLHNEDLIREKDIRIGDTVVIKKAGDIIPEVVRVVTDARTGDEQEFHMPAHCPECGSETVRLEDEVALRCINPSCPAQLVEGLIHFVSRNAMNIDGLGEKVIMQLYKAALVHTIDDLYKLQRDKLLDLERMGEKSADNMLQSIEASKENSLERLLFGLGIRFVGSKAAKTLAQAFETIDRLQQATVEELVAIDEIGEKMADSIYQHFQEDKVIQLIEELKTVGVNMTYKGIKPQEVTADSVFTGKTIVLTGKMEALSRPQAKEKIEALGGIVTGSVSKKTDLLIAGEDAGSKYDKAEKLGIEIWDEARLIEALQE from the coding sequence ATGAAAAAAGAAGAAGTAATGCAAGAGCTTGCTGATTTGCGCAAAAAGCTCAATCAATATAATTATGATTATCATGTGCTTGATAATCCGCAAGTGTCTGATTATGAATATGATCAGACACTAAAGCGGCTTTTAGACATAGAAGCAGAATTTCCTGACCTAGTTACGAGTGATTCGCCTTCCCAACGTGTAGGCGGGGCACCGCTTGAAGGTTTTCAGAAGGTGGAGCACCGCGTCCCGATGCTTTCGCTTGGCAATGCCTTTAATGAAGAGGATCTGCGAAGCTTTGACAAGCGAGTCAGAAATGGGCTGGAGACGGAGGAGTATTCGTATATATGCGAATTGAAAATTGACGGTCTTGCTGTATCTCTGCGCTATGAGAATGGTGAATTTGTTCAAGGCGCGACTCGCGGAGACGGAACGACAGGTGAAGACATTACCCAAAATCTGCGGACAATCCGCAGCATTCCGCTTCGAATTGATTTAGAGGAAGCAATCGAAGTGCGCGGCGAAGCTTTTATGCCGCAAAAATCATTTGCTGCTCTAAATGCACAAAAGGAAGAAAACGGCGAAGCGCCGTTTGCAAATCCGCGTAATGCAGCGGCTGGTTCTCTACGTCAGCTAGATCCGAAAATTGCTGCCAGCCGTAACTTAGATGTCTTCTTGTATGGTTCTGGTCAATGGGAGACAAACAATTTGGATTCCCATAGCGGTCTGCTTGATTATTTGGAACAGCAAGGCTTTAAGACAAATAAAGAACGCCGCCGCTGCGAAAAGATCGAAGAAGTGCTAGCTTTCGTGGAAGAGTGGAGCGCGAAACGTGCTGATCTTCGCTACGAGATTGATGGCATTGTTATCAAAGTGGACAAGCGTGAGCAGCAAGATGAACTTGGCTTTACAGCACGAACACCACGCTGGGCAATTGCATATAAATTTCCAGCCGAGGAAGTGACAACCAAGCTGTATGATATCGAGCTGAACGTCGGACGTACTGGCGTTATTACACCAACAGCGCTGCTGGAGCCGGTCCGAGTAGCGGGCACAACTGTGCAGCGCGCTACGTTGCATAACGAAGATCTTATTCGCGAGAAAGATATTCGTATTGGCGATACAGTTGTCATCAAAAAAGCTGGCGACATTATTCCGGAAGTTGTCCGTGTCGTAACCGATGCTCGCACTGGAGATGAGCAGGAATTTCATATGCCAGCGCATTGTCCGGAATGCGGCAGTGAAACGGTCCGCTTGGAAGATGAAGTTGCGCTGCGCTGTATCAATCCAAGCTGTCCGGCACAGCTTGTAGAAGGATTGATTCACTTCGTTTCCCGAAATGCCATGAATATCGATGGCTTAGGTGAAAAAGTCATTATGCAGCTGTACAAAGCTGCATTGGTGCACACGATTGATGACTTGTACAAATTACAGCGAGACAAGCTGCTCGATCTGGAGCGCATGGGCGAGAAGTCTGCGGATAATATGCTGCAATCCATTGAAGCATCCAAAGAAAATTCACTGGAGCGTCTATTGTTTGGATTGGGTATCCGTTTTGTTGGATCCAAGGCAGCTAAAACATTAGCACAAGCTTTTGAAACAATCGACAGACTGCAGCAGGCAACCGTGGAAGAGCTTGTTGCAATTGATGAGATTGGCGAAAAAATGGCCGATTCTATTTATCAGCATTTCCAAGAGGATAAAGTAATCCAATTGATTGAAGAGCTGAAAACAGTCGGCGTAAATATGACGTACAAAGGCATCAAGCCGCAAGAAGTAACAGCTGATAGTGTATTTACTGGAAAGACGATTGTACTGACTGGTAAAATGGAGGCTCTCTCACGCCCGCAAGCGAAAGAGAAAATCGAAGCGCTGGGCGGTATTGTCACAGGCAGTGTAAGCAAGAAGACAGATTTATTGATTGCCGGTGAAGATGCTGGATCAAAATATGATAAAGCAGAGAAGCTCGGGATAGAGATATGGGATGAAGCACGTTTGATCGAAGCGTTACAGGAATAG